One genomic window of Candidatus Acidiferrales bacterium includes the following:
- a CDS encoding thioredoxin-like domain-containing protein, producing the protein MFKVMAFLVASLVTFSGLIAQITGTLLGHDGKSMAAANIVLTKLGSRNPDTAVIADKDGKYCIKASSPGIWMLTFAGVSHNSHQVAIYLDKPAEIHLDVRLQTYEYVDSLDKVGVEGDFNNYNIPNPTPMHRQPDGTYTAEIETKADSIIYELVGITKNGHTINGTQSERTAYDWQGDYWSVLTPSNGKVKIVFDPAKLVRSNEPVKVAFADTQSLAARFATIYGEMQDEQSEFYNAFNNFRKTGKDLGEFKYDWSKSISVIRDRLDSETNELLRQELLLRYLNLSGVGVEVDTNLIMIVLKVDSASSPIWQLDPGLYRYKDPYGFAKSMALFNEFMFARLVIYDSAKALKYYNLLINQYGDMPYGKMAERFSPISRIRVRAHVPAFSIASLEDSTKMFTNESFRGKYYMIDFWATWCGPCVGEMEALHKAYAKFKDKNFVILSVSFDASPQDVLKFRQDKWQMPWLHAFADQGFDSKMAKDFETIGIPHPILVDTAGTIVATEEDLRGESLEKTLEKYLGK; encoded by the coding sequence ATGTTCAAGGTGATGGCTTTCTTGGTTGCTTCGCTTGTCACATTCAGCGGTCTCATCGCGCAAATTACCGGAACACTTCTTGGACACGATGGGAAGTCGATGGCAGCTGCGAATATCGTCCTCACAAAACTTGGGAGCCGCAATCCCGACACAGCGGTGATCGCGGACAAGGACGGGAAATACTGCATCAAGGCAAGTTCACCTGGTATCTGGATGCTCACCTTCGCGGGTGTGAGTCACAACAGCCATCAGGTGGCGATTTATTTGGACAAGCCGGCCGAGATTCATCTCGATGTGCGACTTCAAACCTATGAATATGTCGATAGTCTCGATAAGGTAGGCGTCGAAGGTGATTTCAATAACTACAACATCCCCAATCCCACACCGATGCACCGGCAGCCGGATGGAACGTACACTGCCGAAATTGAAACGAAAGCGGATTCAATCATATACGAACTAGTCGGCATCACGAAGAACGGTCATACAATAAACGGAACACAAAGCGAAAGAACTGCTTACGATTGGCAGGGTGATTACTGGTCAGTCTTGACTCCATCAAACGGGAAGGTCAAGATCGTATTCGATCCGGCAAAACTTGTGAGATCGAATGAGCCGGTCAAGGTCGCATTTGCAGATACGCAATCGTTGGCAGCCCGGTTTGCCACCATCTACGGAGAGATGCAAGATGAACAGTCCGAGTTCTACAATGCGTTCAATAACTTTAGGAAGACTGGAAAAGACTTAGGGGAATTCAAATATGACTGGTCGAAATCGATCTCTGTCATCCGGGATCGTCTCGATAGTGAAACGAATGAGCTGCTGCGTCAAGAATTACTTTTGCGCTATCTCAATTTATCGGGGGTGGGTGTCGAAGTTGATACAAATTTGATCATGATCGTTCTCAAGGTCGACTCCGCATCTTCTCCTATCTGGCAGCTCGATCCGGGTCTTTACAGGTACAAAGATCCATACGGCTTCGCAAAATCAATGGCGCTTTTCAACGAATTTATGTTTGCGAGGCTGGTGATCTACGATAGCGCGAAAGCATTGAAATACTACAACTTACTTATCAACCAATACGGGGATATGCCTTACGGCAAAATGGCTGAAAGGTTTTCTCCGATCAGCAGGATCCGAGTACGTGCCCATGTGCCTGCTTTTTCCATCGCTTCACTTGAAGATTCCACAAAAATGTTCACGAACGAATCTTTCAGGGGGAAGTATTATATGATAGACTTCTGGGCGACATGGTGCGGGCCGTGTGTAGGCGAGATGGAAGCTCTTCACAAAGCATACGCGAAATTCAAAGACAAGAACTTCGTGATATTGAGTGTTTCTTTCGACGCGTCTCCTCAGGACGTGCTGAAGTTTCGCCAGGACAAATGGCAGATGCCATGGCTTCACGCATTCGCAGACCAGGGCTTCGACAGCAAAATGGCGAAGGATTTTGAAACCATCGGAATCCCGCACCCTATTCTTGTTGACACAGCCGGTACGATAGTGGCGACGGAAGAAGATTTGCGCGGCGAGAGTCTTGAGAAGACGCTTGAGAAATATTTAGGAAAATAG
- the pbpC gene encoding penicillin-binding protein 1C, with translation MADRISRNHAWQLTVGALLAALIISIFIPIPADRLSPLPVVSLRITDRNGVTLREVLSDQEGRAYWLRWNEIPPNLVKATVAVEDSRFYVHPGIDPISILRATYQDLRSLRFVSGGSTITQQVVRNIYHIPHSIFGKIIEAWYALRLERTLSKQEILLQYFNRVPYGNGTFGAEAASRLYFDKPASHLSLAEAAFMASLPNSPSVSNPYRSMRRALERKQFILKRMYVEKVIDENEYDEAAAEPINVVEPQRHFRAPHFTEMVLKAIPEEKRPTVSVVRTTLDYDVQNAVEAFLRGHIASLRRKHVTNGSVIVLDNSSGDVIALAGSVDFFDSTHDGQVNGALSLRQPGSTLKPFTYGIALESGLTPSDILPDLPYSVGGEDVAGARFSPENYDKKFHGPVRVRTALACSYNVPAIRVVERVGVDALLNRLHDAGFASLDRPASYYGFALTLGDGEVTLLELARAYSALARGGIFRNERIIIDERDLSGDTTRFAKSDSDVQVFSPQVSYILTNMLSDNDARIPAFGVDSPINFPFECAAKTGTSKDYKDNWTIGFTPRWTVGVWVGNFDGKPMRKASGITGAGPLFHDIMLYLEQRGTGGDFRRPPGLVEMNVCPASGLLPNKNCPGTMREIFIEGTEPMDSCDVHRLYKIDRRTGTLADASTPKQFTGMKLFEVFPPVFDEWASEEKIPRPIHKADMRHIVMNDRGIVDPGESEHASKSADPDFAITLPEDGAIYKIDPVLRREFQTIKVTIAAGVPYHDVELVVDGKVLDRHLGSSSYNWSLEEGEHSFQLIGEKDGKIVKSKVVHVRVFS, from the coding sequence ATGGCTGACAGGATTTCCCGAAATCACGCGTGGCAATTGACAGTAGGGGCACTTCTGGCTGCTCTTATTATCTCCATTTTCATTCCCATCCCTGCTGACCGGCTGTCTCCATTGCCGGTGGTGTCTCTCAGGATTACAGATCGAAATGGAGTTACGCTGCGCGAGGTTCTGTCCGATCAGGAAGGTCGTGCATATTGGCTGCGCTGGAATGAGATTCCGCCGAATCTGGTGAAGGCAACAGTCGCGGTCGAGGATTCACGCTTCTACGTGCATCCCGGCATCGACCCGATTTCAATTCTAAGGGCGACCTACCAGGATTTAAGATCCCTGCGATTTGTCTCCGGCGGCTCAACAATAACGCAGCAAGTGGTCAGGAATATATATCACATTCCTCATTCCATTTTCGGGAAGATCATAGAGGCATGGTACGCACTCCGCCTCGAGAGGACGTTGTCGAAACAGGAGATACTGCTCCAGTATTTCAACCGCGTCCCTTACGGCAACGGGACATTCGGTGCAGAAGCTGCGTCGCGTTTGTACTTCGACAAGCCGGCCAGTCATCTTTCTCTTGCCGAAGCGGCTTTCATGGCTTCGCTTCCGAATTCTCCGTCGGTCAGCAACCCATATCGCTCGATGCGCCGCGCACTTGAAAGGAAGCAATTCATTCTCAAGAGAATGTATGTGGAAAAAGTAATCGACGAGAATGAGTATGATGAAGCCGCTGCCGAGCCGATAAACGTCGTCGAGCCACAACGACACTTCCGCGCACCTCATTTCACCGAGATGGTCTTGAAAGCAATCCCCGAAGAAAAACGGCCGACCGTTTCTGTGGTGCGGACGACGCTCGATTACGATGTTCAAAATGCCGTGGAGGCATTCTTGAGAGGCCATATCGCGTCGCTTCGCCGCAAGCATGTAACAAACGGATCAGTTATTGTGCTTGATAATTCTTCGGGAGACGTGATTGCTCTCGCCGGTTCGGTTGACTTTTTCGATTCGACGCACGACGGTCAGGTGAACGGCGCGCTTTCACTCAGGCAGCCAGGCTCAACGCTCAAGCCATTTACGTACGGCATTGCACTAGAAAGCGGACTGACTCCATCAGATATTCTTCCCGACTTGCCATATTCGGTCGGTGGAGAAGATGTGGCGGGAGCACGATTCAGTCCCGAAAACTATGATAAAAAATTTCACGGCCCGGTTCGGGTGAGAACGGCTCTGGCGTGTTCGTACAACGTGCCTGCCATCCGGGTTGTGGAAAGAGTGGGAGTCGATGCACTTCTAAATCGGCTGCACGACGCGGGTTTCGCTTCGCTCGACAGGCCCGCTTCTTACTACGGGTTTGCACTTACGCTCGGAGATGGGGAAGTGACATTGCTGGAGCTCGCACGAGCCTACTCTGCGCTTGCAAGGGGTGGGATTTTTCGGAATGAGAGGATAATTATTGACGAGCGAGATCTGTCCGGCGATACGACGCGTTTCGCAAAATCCGACAGTGATGTCCAGGTTTTTTCTCCTCAGGTCTCTTACATACTCACGAATATGCTCAGCGACAACGATGCGCGGATCCCGGCTTTCGGGGTTGATTCGCCGATAAATTTCCCGTTTGAATGCGCCGCGAAGACCGGAACATCTAAAGACTACAAGGATAACTGGACTATCGGATTTACTCCACGGTGGACAGTTGGTGTCTGGGTTGGGAATTTCGACGGCAAGCCGATGAGGAAGGCCTCGGGAATAACTGGTGCCGGTCCGCTGTTCCATGATATCATGCTTTACCTTGAACAGCGCGGAACAGGCGGAGATTTTCGACGTCCCCCCGGCCTTGTTGAGATGAACGTGTGTCCGGCTTCCGGACTCTTACCGAACAAAAACTGTCCAGGCACGATGAGAGAAATTTTTATCGAGGGTACCGAGCCGATGGACAGCTGCGATGTGCACAGGCTTTACAAGATTGACCGGCGCACGGGCACACTTGCGGATGCATCCACGCCAAAGCAATTCACCGGAATGAAGCTTTTCGAAGTTTTTCCGCCGGTTTTCGACGAATGGGCATCGGAAGAAAAAATTCCGAGACCGATCCACAAAGCGGATATGCGACATATCGTGATGAACGACCGAGGCATCGTTGATCCCGGTGAAAGCGAGCACGCTTCAAAATCGGCCGACCCGGATTTCGCGATTACACTTCCCGAAGACGGCGCGATCTACAAGATTGATCCGGTCCTTCGCCGCGAATTCCAGACAATCAAGGTTACTATCGCTGCCGGCGTGCCGTACCATGATGTCGAGCTTGTTGTGGACGGAAAAGTTCTAGACCGGCATCTAGGTTCCAGTTCATACAATTGGAGTTTAGAGGAGGGTGAGCATTCGTTTCAACTCATCGGCGAAAAGGACGGAAAAATTGTCAAGAGTAAGGTGGTACACGTAAGGGTATTCTCGTAG